Proteins encoded within one genomic window of Humulus lupulus chromosome 1, drHumLupu1.1, whole genome shotgun sequence:
- the LOC133794111 gene encoding probable indole-3-pyruvate monooxygenase YUCCA10 → MAREDGGVIIVGAGPSGLAVAGSLSRLSIPYIILEREDCFASLWKKYAYDRLHFHLRKQFCELPHMAFPSTFPQYVPKNLFLQYLNDYVSHFQIRPVYRRTVESAIYDEASGKWNVKARLNDLGDKNIEEYSGRFLVVATGETANPFVPEIKGLDGFAGEILHSTQFKSGKEFRNKKVLVVGSGNSGMEIALDLTNHDAKTSVIVRSPIHVVSREMVYLALVLLKYLPLKMVDSVVVMLSKLMYGDLTKYGIERPSEGPFYMKVKYGKYPIIDVGTCHKIKTGEIQVLPAEIESVKNDVVVLKNNKSYQVDAIVFCTGFKRSTNLWLKGDDCMLDNDGIPKISYPNHWKGKKGLYCVGLSRRGLYGAKEDAENIANDIVLMMSDPQNDDNKWEKKI, encoded by the exons ATGGCGAGAGAAGATGGAGGGGTGATAATAGTGGGAGCTGGACCTTCTGGCCTGGCCGTGGCGGGTTCCCTGAGCCGACTATCGATCCCATACATCATTCTAGAAAGAGAAGACTGTTTCGCTTCTCTTTGGAAAAAGTACGCTTACGACCGACTCCATTTTCATCTCAGAAAGCAATTTTGCGAGCTTCCTCACATGGCCTTTCCCTCTACTTTTCCTCAGTACGTCCCCAAAAACCTCTTCCTCCAATACTTAAACGACTACGTTTCTCATTTCCAGATTCGACCCGTTTACCGGAGAACCGTCGAGTCAGCCATCTATGACGAGGCTTCCGGCAAATGGAACGTCAAAGCAAGACTCAACGACTTGGGTGATAAAAACATCGAGGAATATTCCGGTAGGTTCTTGGTGGTGGCTACCGGAGAAACGGCCAACCCTTTTGTGCCGGAGATTAAAGGCTTGGATGGTTTCGCCGGGGAGATTCTACACTCGACCCAGTTCAAATCAGGGAAAGAGTTCCGGAACAAGAAGGTCTTGGTTGTTGGCTCAGGCAATTCCGGCATGGAAATTGCTCTTGATCTCACCAACCACGACGCCAAAACATCCGTTATCGTCCGAAGCCCG ATTCATGTTGTGTCAAGGGAGATGGTTTATTTGGCATTGGTTTTGTTGAAGTATCTTCCATTAAAAATGGTGGACTCTGTAGTGGTGATGCTTAGTAAGTTGATGTATGGAGATTTAACCAAGTACGGTATAGAAAGGCCCTCTGAAGGCCCTTTCTATATGAAGGTCAAATATGGTAAATACCCAATTATTGATGTCGGCACTTGCCATAAGATCAAGACCGGCGAGATTCAG GTATTGCCAGCAGAGATTGAAAGCGTTAAAAACGACGTCGTTGTGTTGAAGAACAACAAGTCGTACCAAGTCGACGCAATAGTGTTCTGTACGGGTTTCAAGAGGTCAACGAATTTGTGGCTTAAG GGGGATGATTGTATGTTGGATAATGATGGGATTCCAAAAATAAGTTACCCAAATCACTGGAAAGGGAAGAAGGGTTTGTATTGTGTGGGTCTATCTAGAAGAGGTCTCTATGGAGCCAAAGAAGATGCTGAAAACATTGCAAACGACATCGTGTTGATGATGAGCGATCCACAAAACGATGATAACAAATGGGAAAAGAAGAtttaa